The following coding sequences are from one Ignavibacteriota bacterium window:
- the tsaB gene encoding tRNA (adenosine(37)-N6)-threonylcarbamoyltransferase complex dimerization subunit type 1 TsaB, which translates to MILAIETATNVCAAALVSNGEIIQERSVNEPHVHSEKLLSLIDSLLTAQQSEIRNLKSEITIQDSGFKIQDSPAFKLDAVAVSIGPGSFTGLRIGLSVAKGLCYAWDKPLVPVPTLQALAWNVLLDNVIQENDFVLPMLDARRTEAYTALYQRNGNDLVEVYPVQALSVEKIVELLPNEQKVFVLGDASIKFKAHLEHLESNVERCIFLPAELQQCRSATVGLVGEKLLANGIVVDLASLEPMYVKEFFTTAPVMPHHHGA; encoded by the coding sequence ATGATTCTCGCCATCGAAACCGCAACCAACGTCTGTGCCGCCGCGCTCGTCTCGAACGGAGAAATCATACAAGAACGTTCCGTGAACGAACCGCATGTCCACTCGGAGAAACTTCTTTCTTTGATTGACAGCCTACTCACCGCCCAACAATCCGAAATCCGAAATCTGAAATCCGAAATCACGATTCAGGATTCAGGATTCAAGATTCAAGATTCGCCTGCTTTTAAGCTCGATGCTGTGGCGGTTTCCATCGGTCCCGGTTCTTTCACCGGACTGCGCATCGGTTTAAGCGTTGCAAAAGGATTGTGCTACGCATGGGACAAACCGCTCGTTCCCGTCCCGACTCTTCAAGCATTGGCATGGAATGTTTTGCTTGATAATGTCATCCAAGAAAATGATTTCGTGTTACCAATGCTTGATGCGCGGCGAACTGAAGCCTACACCGCACTCTATCAACGAAACGGAAACGACCTTGTCGAGGTTTATCCCGTACAGGCGCTTTCAGTGGAAAAGATTGTAGAGTTGCTTCCGAACGAGCAAAAAGTATTTGTTTTGGGCGATGCGTCAATAAAATTCAAAGCGCATCTTGAACATTTGGAGTCAAACGTTGAGCGTTGTATCTTTCTGCCGGCTGAACTGCAGCAATGCCGTTCAGCAACTGTCGGACTTGTGGGCGAAAAATTATTGGCGAACGGAATCGTTGTCGACCTCGCCTCGCTCGAACCGATGTACGTGAAGGAATTCTTCACGACCGCGCCGGTGATGCCACACCATCACGGTGCGTAA
- the tsaE gene encoding tRNA (adenosine(37)-N6)-threonylcarbamoyltransferase complex ATPase subunit type 1 TsaE → MKLLRTHNELDTINAGTSFARELQPGDIVACYGDLGSGKTRFIKGICEGLGVHEHVASPTFTIINMYNSGNTSIYHFDLYRINSLDELYELGFEEYTNSDGICLIEWAEKANGLLPQNRYDVHFQLGETENEREISINQITDGRK, encoded by the coding sequence TTGAAGTTGCTTCGTACACATAACGAACTCGACACCATCAACGCGGGAACGTCTTTTGCGCGTGAATTACAACCGGGAGACATTGTTGCCTGTTACGGCGACCTCGGTTCGGGGAAGACACGGTTCATCAAAGGGATTTGTGAAGGACTTGGCGTGCATGAGCATGTTGCAAGTCCGACGTTTACCATCATCAACATGTACAACTCCGGCAACACAAGTATCTATCATTTCGATTTGTACCGCATCAACTCGCTCGATGAACTGTACGAACTCGGTTTTGAAGAATACACGAACAGCGACGGCATCTGCCTGATTGAATGGGCGGAAAAAGCGAACGGACTTCTCCCGCAAAACCGCTACGATGTTCACTTCCAACTTGGTGAAACAGAGAACGAGCGGGAGATTTCCATTAACCAAATCACCGACGGAAGAAAATGA